From one Chanodichthys erythropterus isolate Z2021 chromosome 3, ASM2448905v1, whole genome shotgun sequence genomic stretch:
- the casc3 gene encoding protein CASC3 isoform X2 yields MADRRRRRRRASQDSEEEDESASGSESGRSSSAGRKPRGKDPEPVESPAERVATKRDDESECESEDGVGEAVLSDYDSADLEENGSHTEGGEEEEEGEHFSDDEASRPAAEPKPAADAPTELGEAELGEVEERDEEVKEVKTDEKGNLAGERQSGDGQESTEDPENKSGSKGQKLDDDEDRKNPAYIPRKGLFFEHDVRGQATEEERPKGRHRKLWKDEGRWEHDKFREEEQAPKSREELIALYGYDIRNGTGPSDGRSYRSRKPRYSGSPSREPRRHRDGEKPVRTTWQGPPPGHRNAPQSVTLQSGPPPAPPAAPKPSGRPSTQLPQRSFQGSRASSAPHRTEGRGHPKPSLDGPPPRGVRPQSGEGERGPRLRGRGSHAVHADRSPAVVVEDIRSEEEEEEGEIPTATTTYTAHHYKTERERVPSPRKQDPGPVMEGGSAAGQMRESSPPQERTVEKKSYSLVRRATRTRTSDLGKQASLDDSSPAVQQTPATAKSESWQEHSDAGTQGGLTGLDQDLARLSLAGQNWAQSPPSYLQAEMRGIRSSMHIGGPPQYGNMEDMSVGGGRAKRYSSQRQRPVPEPAPMHIGVMEGHYYEPMSFQGPIYTHGDSPAALPPQGMLVQPEMHLPHPTHPGHPGLHPHQSGGPMPNPALYAAPPVSLSPGQPPPQQLLPPPFYPPPGVMTFGNTNYPYPAGATLPPMYPNPQAQSQVYGGVTYYDTVQQQAQPKRSPPRRSSHPVTVRPPPPEKTTSYRFGTT; encoded by the exons ATGGCGGACCGGCGGCGACGGAGACGGCGCGCCTCTCAGGACAGCGAGGAGGAGGACGAGTCCGCCTCGGGCTCCGAGAGCGGGAGATCCTCCTCGGCCGGCCGGAAGCCTCGCGGAAAAGATCCCGAGCCGGTCGAATCACCAGCGGAGCGCGTCGCCACCAAAAGAGACGATGAGTcggagtgt GAAAGTGAAGATGGTGTTGGTGAAG CAGTGCTATCAGACTATGACAGCGCTGATCTGGAGGAGAATGGATCGCACACAGAG ggaggagaggaagaggaggaaggaGAGCATTTCAGTGATGACGAGGCCTCCCGCCCTGCTGCAGAACCGAAGCCTGCTGCAGATGCCCCGACAGAGCTTGGTGAAGCAGAGCTTGGTGAAGTGGAGGAGAGAGATGAAGAGGTCAAGGAGGTTAAAACAGATGAGAAGGGGAATCTAGCTGGGGAACGACAGAGTGGGGACGGACAG GAGAGCACAGAGGACCCTGAGAATAAATCAGGGAGTAAAGGCCAGAAGCTGGATGATGATGAGGACAGGAAGAATCCAGCATACATCCCCCGAAAAGGCCTTTTCTTTGAGCATGACGTGAGAGGCCAGGCTACAGAGGAGGAGAG GCCTAAAGGCAGACACAGGAAGCTGTGGAAGGACGAGGGCCGATGGGAACATGACAAGTTTCGTGAAGAGGAACAGGCACCAAAGTCCCGCGAAGAGCTTATTGCTCTTTACGGTTATGACATCCGCAACGGCACAGGGCCGAGTGACGGACGGTCGTACCGCTCCCGAAAACCCAG ATATTCTGGTTCACCCAGTCGGGAGCCTAGGCGCCACCGTGACGGAGAGAAGCCTGTACGTACAACATGGCAGGGGCCTCCACCTGGCCACCGCAATGCCCCTCAGTCTGTTACCCTACAGTCAGGACCTCCTCCTGCTCCCCCTGCAGCACCCAAACCCTCTGGGCGACCCTCAACTCAACTTCCACAGCGCAGCTTCCAGGGCAGTCGAGCCTCGTCGGCCCCCCACAGGACAGAAGGTCGAGGGCACCCGAAGCCCAGTCTAGACGGCCCGCCACCTCGAGGTGTGCGGCCACAGTCTGGGGAGGGTGAAAGGGGCCCGAGGCTCAGGGGCCGTGGCTCTCATGCTGTTCATGCTGACCGTAGCCCAGCCGTGGTGGTGGAGGACATCCGCAGcgaggaagaagaggaagagggtgAGATTCCAACAGCGACGACTACATACACCGCTCACCACTACAAGACGGAGAGAGAACGGGTTCCGTCACCACGAAAGCAAGATCCAGGCCCAGTGATGGAAGGGGGCAGTGCAGCTGGTCAGATGAGAGAATCATCTCCGCCTCAAGAGAGGACGGTGGAGAAGAAGTCGTACTCGCTTGTGCGGAGGGCGACTCGAACGCGAACGTCTGATCTCGGTAAGCAGGCGTCGTTAGATGACTCTTCGCCCGCGGTCCAGCAAACCCCAGCGACAGCAAAGAGCGAGTCGTGGCAAGAGCATAGTGATGCAGGAACACAAGGAGGACTAACGGGGCTCGACCAGGACCTGGCCCGCCTCAGTCTGGCAGGGCAGAATTGGGCCCAGAGCCCACCCTCCTACCTGCAGGCTGAGATGAGAG GCATCCGTAGTTCCATGCACATAGGAGGCCCTCCACAGTATGGAAATATGGAGGATATG AGTGTTGGTGGTGGCCGAGCTAAGCGGTATTCATCACAGCGCCAGAGGCCAGTTCCTGAGCCTGCGCCCATGCACATAGGAGTCATGGAGGGCCATTATTATGAACCCA TGTCTTTCCAGGGACCAATCTACACGCATGGGGACAGTCCAGCAGCGCTGCCCCCTCAAGGCATGCTTGTTCAACCTGAGATGCACCTGCCACACCCCACCCACCCTGGTCACCCAG GCTTGCATCCACACCAGTCGGGAGGGCCAATGCCCAATCCGGCTCTTTACGCCGCTCCACCCGTTTCTTTGTCACCTGGGCAACCGCCTCCACAGCAGCTGCTACCCCCACCCTTCTACCCTCCACCAGGCGTCATGACGTTTGGGAACACCAACTACCCATACCCAGCCGGAGCTACGCTACCTCCAATGTACCCCAACCCCCAG GCACAGTCACAGGTCTACGGTGGTGTGACGTACTACGACACGGTACAGCAGCAAGCTCAACCCAAACGCTCCCCGCCCCGACGTTCCTCTCATCCCGTTACAGTCAGACCTCCCCCTCCTGAG AAGACAacctcatacaggtttggaaccactTGA
- the casc3 gene encoding protein CASC3 isoform X1, giving the protein MADRRRRRRRASQDSEEEDESASGSESGRSSSAGRKPRGKDPEPVESPAERVATKRDDESECESEDGVGEAVLSDYDSADLEENGSHTEGGEEEEEGEHFSDDEASRPAAEPKPAADAPTELGEAELGEVEERDEEVKEVKTDEKGNLAGERQSGDGQESTEDPENKSGSKGQKLDDDEDRKNPAYIPRKGLFFEHDVRGQATEEERPKGRHRKLWKDEGRWEHDKFREEEQAPKSREELIALYGYDIRNGTGPSDGRSYRSRKPRYSGSPSREPRRHRDGEKPVRTTWQGPPPGHRNAPQSVTLQSGPPPAPPAAPKPSGRPSTQLPQRSFQGSRASSAPHRTEGRGHPKPSLDGPPPRGVRPQSGEGERGPRLRGRGSHAVHADRSPAVVVEDIRSEEEEEEGEIPTATTTYTAHHYKTERERVPSPRKQDPGPVMEGGSAAGQMRESSPPQERTVEKKSYSLVRRATRTRTSDLGKQASLDDSSPAVQQTPATAKSESWQEHSDAGTQGGLTGLDQDLARLSLAGQNWAQSPPSYLQAEMRGIRSSMHIGGPPQYGNMEDMSVGGGRAKRYSSQRQRPVPEPAPMHIGVMEGHYYEPMSFQGPIYTHGDSPAALPPQGMLVQPEMHLPHPTHPGHPGLHPHQSGGPMPNPALYAAPPVSLSPGQPPPQQLLPPPFYPPPGVMTFGNTNYPYPAGATLPPMYPNPQAQSQVYGGVTYYDTVQQQAQPKRSPPRRSSHPVTVRPPPPEDQSRKPAEEIRS; this is encoded by the exons ATGGCGGACCGGCGGCGACGGAGACGGCGCGCCTCTCAGGACAGCGAGGAGGAGGACGAGTCCGCCTCGGGCTCCGAGAGCGGGAGATCCTCCTCGGCCGGCCGGAAGCCTCGCGGAAAAGATCCCGAGCCGGTCGAATCACCAGCGGAGCGCGTCGCCACCAAAAGAGACGATGAGTcggagtgt GAAAGTGAAGATGGTGTTGGTGAAG CAGTGCTATCAGACTATGACAGCGCTGATCTGGAGGAGAATGGATCGCACACAGAG ggaggagaggaagaggaggaaggaGAGCATTTCAGTGATGACGAGGCCTCCCGCCCTGCTGCAGAACCGAAGCCTGCTGCAGATGCCCCGACAGAGCTTGGTGAAGCAGAGCTTGGTGAAGTGGAGGAGAGAGATGAAGAGGTCAAGGAGGTTAAAACAGATGAGAAGGGGAATCTAGCTGGGGAACGACAGAGTGGGGACGGACAG GAGAGCACAGAGGACCCTGAGAATAAATCAGGGAGTAAAGGCCAGAAGCTGGATGATGATGAGGACAGGAAGAATCCAGCATACATCCCCCGAAAAGGCCTTTTCTTTGAGCATGACGTGAGAGGCCAGGCTACAGAGGAGGAGAG GCCTAAAGGCAGACACAGGAAGCTGTGGAAGGACGAGGGCCGATGGGAACATGACAAGTTTCGTGAAGAGGAACAGGCACCAAAGTCCCGCGAAGAGCTTATTGCTCTTTACGGTTATGACATCCGCAACGGCACAGGGCCGAGTGACGGACGGTCGTACCGCTCCCGAAAACCCAG ATATTCTGGTTCACCCAGTCGGGAGCCTAGGCGCCACCGTGACGGAGAGAAGCCTGTACGTACAACATGGCAGGGGCCTCCACCTGGCCACCGCAATGCCCCTCAGTCTGTTACCCTACAGTCAGGACCTCCTCCTGCTCCCCCTGCAGCACCCAAACCCTCTGGGCGACCCTCAACTCAACTTCCACAGCGCAGCTTCCAGGGCAGTCGAGCCTCGTCGGCCCCCCACAGGACAGAAGGTCGAGGGCACCCGAAGCCCAGTCTAGACGGCCCGCCACCTCGAGGTGTGCGGCCACAGTCTGGGGAGGGTGAAAGGGGCCCGAGGCTCAGGGGCCGTGGCTCTCATGCTGTTCATGCTGACCGTAGCCCAGCCGTGGTGGTGGAGGACATCCGCAGcgaggaagaagaggaagagggtgAGATTCCAACAGCGACGACTACATACACCGCTCACCACTACAAGACGGAGAGAGAACGGGTTCCGTCACCACGAAAGCAAGATCCAGGCCCAGTGATGGAAGGGGGCAGTGCAGCTGGTCAGATGAGAGAATCATCTCCGCCTCAAGAGAGGACGGTGGAGAAGAAGTCGTACTCGCTTGTGCGGAGGGCGACTCGAACGCGAACGTCTGATCTCGGTAAGCAGGCGTCGTTAGATGACTCTTCGCCCGCGGTCCAGCAAACCCCAGCGACAGCAAAGAGCGAGTCGTGGCAAGAGCATAGTGATGCAGGAACACAAGGAGGACTAACGGGGCTCGACCAGGACCTGGCCCGCCTCAGTCTGGCAGGGCAGAATTGGGCCCAGAGCCCACCCTCCTACCTGCAGGCTGAGATGAGAG GCATCCGTAGTTCCATGCACATAGGAGGCCCTCCACAGTATGGAAATATGGAGGATATG AGTGTTGGTGGTGGCCGAGCTAAGCGGTATTCATCACAGCGCCAGAGGCCAGTTCCTGAGCCTGCGCCCATGCACATAGGAGTCATGGAGGGCCATTATTATGAACCCA TGTCTTTCCAGGGACCAATCTACACGCATGGGGACAGTCCAGCAGCGCTGCCCCCTCAAGGCATGCTTGTTCAACCTGAGATGCACCTGCCACACCCCACCCACCCTGGTCACCCAG GCTTGCATCCACACCAGTCGGGAGGGCCAATGCCCAATCCGGCTCTTTACGCCGCTCCACCCGTTTCTTTGTCACCTGGGCAACCGCCTCCACAGCAGCTGCTACCCCCACCCTTCTACCCTCCACCAGGCGTCATGACGTTTGGGAACACCAACTACCCATACCCAGCCGGAGCTACGCTACCTCCAATGTACCCCAACCCCCAG GCACAGTCACAGGTCTACGGTGGTGTGACGTACTACGACACGGTACAGCAGCAAGCTCAACCCAAACGCTCCCCGCCCCGACGTTCCTCTCATCCCGTTACAGTCAGACCTCCCCCTCCTGAG GACCAGAGCAGAAAGCCCGCTGAGGAAATTCGCTCCTAG